In Flavobacterium endoglycinae, one DNA window encodes the following:
- a CDS encoding MarC family NAAT transporter has translation MDLFIYLFAALFSVLNPIGTVPIFVGLTQHDSQKERSRISLWTAINVFIILLVSYFIGQYVLTFFGISIDALRIAGGIVIVNSGFSLLSGKFNKKRGINKKIENEAQQRNDIALTPLAIPMLAGPGSISLLIAFYQEHHEIDEIIISSLAILAIGIAIFVILKSAHYLARILGASGIVAISRIVGFIVISIGIQYIVSSIINIIKGNLM, from the coding sequence ATGGATTTATTCATTTACTTATTTGCTGCGCTTTTCTCGGTTTTAAACCCAATTGGAACTGTTCCAATTTTCGTAGGATTAACACAACATGACTCGCAAAAAGAACGTTCGAGAATTTCTCTTTGGACTGCAATTAACGTTTTTATTATTTTACTAGTTTCTTATTTTATCGGTCAGTATGTTTTAACTTTTTTCGGAATCAGTATCGATGCGCTTAGAATTGCCGGCGGAATTGTAATCGTAAATTCAGGATTCTCACTTCTTTCAGGAAAATTTAATAAAAAACGAGGAATCAATAAAAAAATTGAGAATGAAGCGCAACAGAGAAATGATATTGCATTAACACCGCTCGCAATTCCTATGCTAGCCGGGCCAGGTTCTATTTCGTTATTAATTGCATTTTATCAGGAACATCACGAGATAGACGAAATCATTATTTCATCTCTTGCTATTCTAGCTATCGGGATTGCAATTTTTGTAATTTTAAAAAGTGCTCATTATCTCGCAAGGATATTAGGAGCTTCTGGAATTGTAGCAATTTCTCGAATTGTTGGTTTTATTGTAATTTCTATCGGAATTCAATATATCGTGAGTTCGATTATAAATATCATTAAAGGAAATCTAATGTAG
- a CDS encoding CoA-binding protein has product MKNKKTLLLGATTKTDRYAFRAINALTQKGHTVVAIGITPGEVAGVTIHTKAIPVKNIDTVTLYLNPVRQRDYYNYIVESQPKRVIFNPGTENPELYQLLELNNIEVEVACTLVLLATNQY; this is encoded by the coding sequence ATGAAAAATAAAAAAACTTTGTTGCTTGGTGCAACGACAAAAACTGATCGATATGCCTTTAGAGCTATTAATGCATTAACGCAAAAGGGACATACCGTTGTTGCAATTGGAATTACTCCCGGAGAAGTTGCAGGAGTAACGATACATACAAAAGCCATTCCTGTAAAAAATATTGATACGGTAACTTTATATTTAAATCCTGTACGCCAGCGTGATTACTATAATTATATTGTTGAATCTCAACCTAAGAGAGTAATTTTTAATCCCGGAACAGAGAATCCTGAATTGTATCAATTGTTAGAATTAAATAATATTGAAGTTGAAGTTGCATGTACGTTAGTTTTATTGGCAACGAATCAATATTAA
- the recR gene encoding recombination mediator RecR, which translates to MEFSSKLIEKAVNEMSQLPGIGKRTALRLVLHLLKQPKEQTGFLSQALLNMREDIKFCENCHNISDTQICEICANTSRNHQVICVVEDIRDVMAIENTGQYKGIYHVLGGKISPIEGVGPSQLNIFSLVEKVKSGKVTEIIFALSSTMEGDTTNFYIYKQIAESEIIISTIARGIAVGDELEYADEVTLGRSILHRVPFEKTFKNN; encoded by the coding sequence ATGGAATTTTCATCAAAATTAATAGAGAAAGCAGTTAACGAAATGTCACAATTGCCAGGAATTGGTAAGCGTACAGCATTGCGTTTAGTACTGCATCTTCTTAAACAGCCAAAAGAGCAAACTGGATTTCTTTCGCAGGCATTATTGAATATGCGTGAGGATATTAAATTTTGTGAAAATTGCCATAACATTTCAGATACTCAAATCTGTGAAATTTGTGCTAATACTTCAAGAAACCATCAAGTTATATGTGTAGTGGAAGATATCCGTGATGTTATGGCTATCGAAAATACTGGGCAGTATAAAGGAATATATCATGTGCTTGGCGGTAAAATTTCACCTATTGAAGGGGTTGGCCCAAGCCAGTTGAATATTTTTAGTTTAGTTGAAAAAGTAAAATCAGGAAAAGTAACTGAAATTATTTTTGCACTCAGTTCTACTATGGAAGGAGATACAACAAACTTTTATATTTATAAACAAATTGCAGAATCTGAAATTATAATTTCTACAATTGCAAGAGGAATAGCAGTTGGAGATGAATTGGAATATGCGGATGAAGTTACCCTTGGAAGAAGTATTCTGCATCGTGTTCCTTTCGAAAAAACATTCAAAAATAATTAA
- a CDS encoding polysaccharide biosynthesis/export family protein: MTKNSFYILFLISTLFTSCIPVKDLVYLQDKNSSGEQSNIAAVESKPYRLQVNDVLSVNIKAIDPKLVSIFAPTEDGANSGKSEASLYFDGFTVDDHGNIRMPILGEINVIGYTLEEVRLMIEKKLLEEYFKSEANIFVTVKLAGFRYTINGEIGSTGTKTLFQERVNIMEAIANAGDITTVGDRRAVTIIRQTPTGVQMNNIDLTDINVMKSPYYYLQPNDYIYIKPLRQKTWGTGQTGIQSIGSIITLLSLATTVYLIIKN, from the coding sequence ATGACAAAAAACAGTTTTTATATACTATTCTTAATAAGTACATTATTTACATCTTGTATTCCTGTTAAAGATCTTGTTTATCTGCAGGATAAAAATAGTTCGGGAGAGCAAAGCAATATCGCAGCTGTGGAATCTAAACCCTATAGACTTCAGGTAAATGATGTTTTAAGTGTGAATATAAAAGCAATCGATCCTAAATTGGTTTCTATATTTGCTCCAACCGAGGATGGTGCAAATTCTGGAAAATCCGAAGCCTCTTTGTATTTTGATGGTTTTACGGTTGATGATCATGGAAATATTAGAATGCCTATTTTGGGAGAAATTAATGTTATTGGTTATACATTAGAAGAAGTTAGATTAATGATTGAAAAAAAGCTTTTAGAAGAATACTTTAAAAGTGAAGCGAATATTTTCGTCACTGTTAAATTAGCAGGTTTCAGATATACAATAAATGGAGAAATTGGAAGCACTGGAACAAAAACCTTATTTCAAGAACGTGTTAATATAATGGAGGCTATCGCAAATGCAGGAGATATTACCACTGTTGGAGATAGAAGAGCTGTTACCATAATTCGTCAGACGCCAACTGGCGTTCAAATGAATAATATAGATTTAACAGATATAAATGTTATGAAATCACCTTATTACTATTTACAGCCTAACGATTATATTTATATAAAACCGTTAAGGCAGAAAACTTGGGGTACAGGACAAACTGGTATACAATCTATTGGTTCAATCATTACATTACTTTCATTAGCAACAACAGTCTATTTGATTATCAAAAATTAA
- a CDS encoding polysaccharide biosynthesis tyrosine autokinase: MLDIKDFSIFENQSSFDFKGFLLKIASYWKWFLLSLVIALTIAYQVNIRKEKIYGMQTMIAIKEESNPFFTSNTSLVFNWGGVSDKVNGISTIFQSRSHNEQVVDKLQFYIDYLEQGKYNLIDSYGAVPFYVDIDKTKGQLANTLIAVKFLSENEYQIQIPFESNSVGLITYSDNTYSSTSVQPALFVKKYKVGEQVSLPFLNWKLQITDNPGFYKGKEYFVRFNDFNGTVARYRGISVESDKAGGSILTLGLQGTNKARMVEYLNATVRMLIKIQLDSKNQFATNTIRFIDSTLVAMEAQLKQTGSELKSFSKNKNIFEIEGGGAKFSDKIMDFDVEKDHITRKIAYYNSLKAYLNNSVDYSRLPAPSVAGIEDPNVVANVSKLISLSTQRSEMAYAVKSDKIFKDFDNQMQAVKNVLLENISSAKSSLLYDLSMVNAKIGQAESTVKRLPEEQQELLKIKRKYDLNDNIYTEFLQKRNEAEIVKASNLSDIHFIDPAKDIGGGLIGPKTSVNYILALFLGVLIPLIFVFIIFFINNSIQTADDITKLTDIPIIGVVGYNKEAVSLAVFDKPKSALSEAFRGIRSSLQFLYKKQQLNGSKTLMITSSISGEGKTFCSINIATVFALSEKKTVIVGLDLRKPRLADEFCLTNHQLGVVNYLIRQNTLEEITNPTQIANLDVILSGPIPPNPSELILSDAMGELIDELKKKYDYIILDTPPVGLVSDALELVQFADVVLYIVRQNYTKKDMITLLNNRIKRGELSNASIVFNGFENKAKYGAVYGYGYGYGAYSNGYHEEEEKTSFWKVIVSKFKRK, translated from the coding sequence ATGTTAGATATAAAAGATTTTTCCATTTTTGAAAATCAATCAAGCTTTGATTTTAAAGGATTTTTGTTGAAAATCGCCAGCTATTGGAAATGGTTTCTGCTTAGTTTAGTAATTGCTTTAACAATAGCATATCAGGTAAATATTCGAAAAGAGAAAATTTACGGAATGCAAACAATGATTGCTATCAAAGAAGAAAGTAATCCCTTTTTTACATCAAATACTAGTCTAGTTTTTAATTGGGGAGGAGTTTCAGATAAAGTCAATGGAATTTCTACGATATTTCAATCAAGATCTCATAATGAGCAAGTGGTTGATAAGCTGCAATTTTATATCGATTATTTAGAGCAAGGGAAATATAATCTAATTGATTCTTATGGAGCTGTCCCATTTTATGTTGATATTGATAAAACAAAAGGACAGCTGGCAAATACTTTAATTGCCGTAAAATTCCTAAGTGAGAACGAATATCAAATTCAAATTCCATTTGAGAGTAATTCGGTTGGATTAATTACATATTCTGATAATACATATAGTAGTACTTCTGTTCAGCCTGCTTTATTTGTAAAAAAATATAAAGTTGGAGAACAAGTCTCTCTGCCTTTTTTAAATTGGAAATTACAAATCACTGATAATCCAGGTTTTTATAAAGGGAAAGAATATTTTGTAAGATTTAATGATTTTAATGGAACGGTTGCTCGTTATAGAGGAATTAGTGTTGAAAGTGATAAAGCGGGCGGTTCTATTTTAACTTTAGGGCTTCAGGGAACTAACAAAGCAAGAATGGTTGAATACTTAAATGCAACTGTTCGAATGCTGATTAAAATCCAACTTGATAGTAAAAATCAATTTGCAACTAATACAATTCGATTTATTGATAGTACGCTTGTTGCAATGGAAGCACAACTAAAGCAAACAGGGAGTGAACTAAAATCTTTTAGTAAAAACAAAAATATATTTGAAATTGAAGGGGGCGGAGCTAAATTCTCTGACAAAATAATGGACTTTGATGTCGAGAAAGATCATATAACCAGAAAAATAGCCTATTATAATTCCTTAAAAGCTTACCTTAATAATAGCGTTGATTATTCAAGGCTTCCTGCTCCGTCAGTTGCAGGTATAGAAGATCCAAATGTGGTTGCAAATGTTTCAAAACTTATTTCGCTTTCTACACAAAGATCAGAAATGGCTTATGCTGTCAAAAGCGATAAGATTTTTAAGGATTTTGATAATCAAATGCAGGCTGTAAAAAACGTATTGCTTGAAAATATTTCATCTGCTAAATCGTCCTTATTGTATGATCTTTCAATGGTGAATGCAAAAATTGGGCAGGCCGAAAGTACAGTTAAAAGACTTCCGGAAGAACAGCAAGAGCTGTTAAAAATTAAAAGGAAATATGATTTAAATGACAATATTTATACTGAATTTCTTCAAAAAAGAAATGAGGCTGAAATTGTAAAAGCATCTAACTTATCGGATATTCATTTTATTGATCCAGCAAAAGATATAGGTGGTGGATTAATAGGACCTAAAACTTCTGTAAATTATATCTTAGCATTATTCCTAGGGGTACTAATTCCTTTAATATTTGTATTTATAATCTTCTTTATAAATAATTCAATTCAAACTGCCGACGATATTACAAAATTGACCGATATACCAATTATAGGTGTAGTAGGTTATAATAAAGAAGCGGTAAGTTTGGCGGTATTTGATAAGCCAAAATCAGCATTATCCGAAGCTTTTAGAGGAATTCGTTCTTCACTTCAGTTTTTATATAAAAAACAACAACTCAATGGCTCAAAAACATTGATGATTACTTCATCAATAAGTGGGGAAGGAAAAACATTTTGTTCTATAAATATTGCTACAGTTTTTGCTTTAAGCGAAAAGAAAACAGTTATTGTTGGTTTAGATTTAAGAAAACCGAGACTAGCAGATGAATTTTGTTTGACCAATCACCAGCTAGGAGTTGTAAATTATTTAATCAGACAAAATACTCTTGAAGAAATTACAAACCCTACTCAAATTGCCAATCTTGATGTGATACTTTCTGGACCTATTCCTCCAAATCCATCAGAATTAATCTTAAGTGATGCGATGGGAGAATTAATAGACGAATTAAAGAAAAAGTATGATTATATTATTCTGGATACACCTCCTGTCGGATTAGTTTCGGATGCGTTAGAATTAGTTCAGTTTGCTGATGTTGTATTGTATATTGTAAGGCAGAATTATACTAAAAAAGATATGATTACGTTGCTTAACAATAGAATTAAAAGAGGCGAATTAAGCAATGCTAGTATTGTATTTAATGGCTTTGAAAATAAAGCTAAATATGGTGCTGTATATGGATATGGCTATGGATACGGAGCATATTCAAACGGATATCATGAAGAAGAAGAGAAAACTAGTTTTTGGAAAGTAATTGTAAGCAAGTTTAAAAGAAAATAA
- a CDS encoding SDR family oxidoreductase, producing METSVQNTILITGGAGFIGSNLSEYFLKSGHKVVCLDNFSTGHRHNLKSFLENPSFELIEGDIRNIEDCKLAVKNVDYVLHQAALGSVPRSINDPITSNDVNVSGFLNMLVVSRDAKVKRFIYAASSSTYGDSQGLPKVEEVIGKPLSPYAITKYVNELYAEIFSRTYGLETVGLRYFNVFGRKQDPDGAYAAVIPKFVKQLMKLESPVINGDGNYSRDFTYIDNVIQMNELAMISQNPEAVNTVYNTAFGDRNTLNDLVRYLKEYLSEFNPKIADVEIVYGENRAGDIPHSLASIEKAKKLLGYNPQFSLQQGLKEAVSWYWNNLK from the coding sequence ATGGAGACTTCAGTTCAAAATACAATTTTAATTACAGGAGGTGCCGGTTTTATCGGTTCCAATTTGTCTGAATATTTTTTGAAGTCAGGACATAAAGTGGTTTGTTTGGATAATTTTTCTACTGGACACAGACATAATCTGAAAAGTTTTTTAGAAAATCCAAGCTTTGAATTGATTGAAGGAGATATTAGGAATATCGAAGATTGTAAACTCGCGGTTAAAAATGTCGATTATGTTTTACATCAGGCTGCTTTAGGATCTGTTCCAAGATCAATTAATGATCCCATAACAAGCAACGATGTAAATGTATCAGGGTTTTTAAATATGTTAGTTGTATCTCGTGATGCAAAAGTGAAAAGGTTTATTTACGCAGCAAGCTCCTCGACCTACGGGGATTCGCAAGGGTTGCCTAAAGTTGAAGAAGTAATCGGAAAACCTTTGTCTCCTTATGCGATTACTAAATATGTAAATGAATTGTATGCCGAAATTTTCAGTCGAACGTATGGTTTAGAGACGGTAGGTCTTCGTTATTTTAATGTTTTTGGAAGAAAGCAAGATCCTGACGGAGCATATGCAGCAGTAATTCCAAAATTTGTTAAACAATTAATGAAATTGGAAAGTCCTGTAATTAATGGAGACGGAAACTATTCAAGAGATTTTACATATATAGATAATGTAATTCAAATGAATGAATTAGCAATGATATCACAAAATCCCGAAGCTGTAAATACAGTTTATAACACAGCTTTTGGCGATCGAAATACCTTGAATGATTTAGTAAGGTATTTGAAGGAGTATCTGTCTGAATTTAATCCAAAAATTGCCGATGTTGAAATTGTTTATGGAGAAAACCGAGCGGGAGATATTCCTCATTCATTAGCAAGTATCGAAAAAGCAAAAAAACTATTAGGTTATAATCCTCAATTTTCATTACAGCAAGGATTAAAAGAAGCTGTAAGCTGGTATTGGAATAATTTAAAATAA
- a CDS encoding UDP-glucose 6-dehydrogenase translates to MKITKICCIGAGYVGGPTMAVIAQKCPDIQVTVVDLNEQRIKDWNDPNTDNIPIYEPGLSDIVSEARGRNLFFSTDVEKAIDEAQIIFISVNTPTKTYGKGKGMAADLKYIELCARQIAKVAKENKIVVEKSTLPVRTAEAIKSILDNTGNGVQFQILSNPEFLAEGTAVSDLLNPDRILIGGDTSPEGEIAINALVDVYANWVSKDRILTTNVWSSELSKLTANAFLAQRISSINAMSELCEKTGADVNEVAKAIGMDSRIGPKFLKASVGFGGSCFQKDILNLVYIAKSYGLNEVADYWEQVIIMNDHQKRRFSSKIVQTLYNTVADKKIAFLGWAFKKDTNDTRESAAIYVADDLINEQAKISVYDPKVSKSKMLSDLDYLDTRSPQENLNSLNVFENAYDACKNAHAIAVLTEWDEFTTYDWQKIYDSMHKPAFIFDGRNILNAKELESIGFIYNGIGS, encoded by the coding sequence ATGAAAATTACAAAAATTTGCTGCATAGGTGCTGGTTATGTTGGAGGACCGACAATGGCGGTGATTGCTCAAAAATGCCCAGATATTCAAGTTACTGTTGTTGATTTGAATGAACAGCGAATTAAAGACTGGAACGATCCTAATACTGATAATATTCCTATTTATGAACCAGGACTTTCGGATATTGTATCTGAAGCCAGAGGAAGAAATTTATTCTTTTCTACCGATGTAGAAAAAGCAATTGATGAAGCACAAATAATATTTATTTCAGTTAATACTCCAACAAAAACCTATGGAAAAGGTAAAGGTATGGCCGCTGATTTAAAATATATTGAACTATGTGCCAGACAAATTGCAAAAGTTGCCAAAGAAAATAAAATTGTGGTAGAAAAATCTACTTTACCAGTTCGAACTGCAGAAGCAATTAAAAGTATATTAGACAATACAGGAAACGGTGTGCAGTTTCAAATCCTTTCAAATCCAGAATTTTTAGCAGAAGGAACTGCGGTTAGTGATTTATTGAATCCAGATCGAATTTTAATTGGAGGTGATACTTCTCCAGAAGGAGAAATTGCAATTAACGCATTGGTAGATGTTTATGCAAATTGGGTTAGTAAAGATAGAATTTTAACAACGAATGTATGGTCATCTGAGTTATCTAAATTAACTGCAAATGCATTTTTAGCCCAACGTATTTCTTCTATAAACGCAATGTCTGAGTTGTGTGAAAAGACTGGTGCAGATGTAAATGAAGTTGCAAAAGCTATTGGAATGGATAGCAGAATTGGTCCAAAATTTTTAAAAGCATCAGTAGGTTTTGGAGGTTCTTGTTTTCAAAAAGATATTTTAAACTTGGTTTACATTGCAAAATCTTACGGCTTAAATGAGGTTGCAGATTATTGGGAACAAGTTATTATAATGAATGATCATCAAAAAAGAAGATTTTCAAGTAAAATTGTTCAAACTTTATACAATACTGTAGCTGATAAGAAAATTGCATTTTTAGGATGGGCATTTAAAAAAGATACTAATGATACTAGAGAATCGGCAGCAATATACGTTGCAGATGATTTAATCAATGAACAGGCTAAAATATCAGTTTATGATCCAAAAGTTTCTAAGAGTAAAATGCTTAGTGATTTAGATTATTTAGATACAAGATCACCTCAGGAAAATCTTAATTCATTGAATGTTTTTGAGAATGCTTATGACGCTTGTAAGAATGCACATGCTATTGCTGTTCTTACAGAATGGGATGAGTTTACTACTTATGACTGGCAGAAAATATATGATTCGATGCATAAACCTGCTTTTATTTTTGATGGGCGAAATATTCTAAATGCTAAAGAACTAGAATCAATTGGATTTATATATAATGGGATAGGTTCTTAA
- a CDS encoding UpxY family transcription antiterminator — protein sequence MNWYVLYTKPKWEKKVAEKLTQMGIVCYCPLISQIKQWSDRKKKVEVPLFNSYVFVQMADSDRNSVFQIAGVVRYLFWLGKPAIVRDEEIDKIKTSLQSDNIADISVTSIQVGDKIKLESGAFSNQSAIVKEVSKNYYVLVLESLGCVLKIKYK from the coding sequence ATGAATTGGTATGTTTTATATACAAAACCTAAGTGGGAAAAAAAAGTTGCTGAAAAATTAACTCAAATGGGAATAGTTTGTTACTGTCCATTAATATCTCAGATAAAACAATGGTCAGATAGAAAAAAGAAAGTGGAAGTTCCGCTTTTTAATTCCTATGTTTTTGTTCAGATGGCAGATTCAGATAGAAATTCCGTTTTTCAAATTGCAGGGGTTGTAAGATATTTGTTTTGGCTAGGTAAACCAGCAATAGTTCGTGATGAAGAAATAGATAAAATTAAAACTAGCCTTCAATCAGATAATATAGCAGATATTTCAGTTACTTCAATACAAGTGGGAGACAAGATTAAATTGGAATCTGGAGCTTTTAGTAATCAAAGTGCAATTGTTAAAGAAGTTTCTAAAAATTATTATGTATTAGTGCTTGAATCTTTGGGTTGTGTGCTAAAAATAAAATATAAATAG
- a CDS encoding nucleotide sugar dehydrogenase, with protein sequence MKLEENIKIAVIGLGYVGLPLARLFATKYSVVGFDINEARVASLNTGIDSTLEVDSEILKKVLIDNPNNKTGLYCTNQLEDIADCNYFIVTVPTPVDKNNRPDLTPLYKSSESVGKVLKKGDIVVYESTVYPGVTEEQCVPVLEKVSGLKFNEDFFAGYSPERINPGDKEHTVEKILKVTSGSTPEIGQKVDNLYKSVIVAGTHLAPSIKVAEAAKVIENSQRDINIAFVNELAKIFNLMNIDTQEVLTAAATKWNFLPFKPGLVGGHCIGVDPYYLAQRAQEFGYHPEIILAGRRLNDSMGEYVASQIVKLMIKKGVSVNGANLLMLGITFKENCPDVRNTKIVDVIKALKEYGIVVTIYDPLANVEEVKKEYKLETINLMPTEKFDAIVLGVAHNEFLKLNFSELQKENSLLYDVKGVLGTLADNRL encoded by the coding sequence ATGAAATTGGAAGAAAATATAAAAATAGCAGTTATTGGTTTAGGCTATGTTGGCTTGCCATTAGCCAGACTTTTTGCTACAAAATATTCTGTTGTCGGTTTTGATATTAATGAAGCAAGAGTTGCAAGTTTAAATACTGGTATTGATAGTACCTTAGAAGTTGATTCCGAAATTCTAAAAAAAGTACTTATTGATAATCCAAATAACAAAACCGGATTATATTGTACAAACCAGCTCGAAGACATTGCTGATTGTAATTATTTTATTGTAACAGTTCCTACTCCAGTAGATAAAAATAATCGTCCGGATCTTACTCCATTATATAAATCTAGCGAATCTGTTGGAAAAGTTCTAAAAAAAGGCGATATTGTGGTTTACGAATCAACAGTTTATCCTGGAGTGACAGAAGAGCAATGTGTACCTGTTTTAGAAAAAGTTTCTGGACTAAAATTTAATGAAGACTTTTTTGCTGGTTATTCGCCAGAAAGAATTAACCCAGGAGATAAGGAACATACGGTTGAAAAGATTTTAAAAGTGACCTCTGGTTCAACACCCGAAATAGGTCAAAAAGTTGATAATTTATATAAATCAGTGATAGTTGCTGGAACGCATCTTGCACCGTCAATTAAAGTAGCAGAAGCGGCAAAAGTAATTGAGAACTCACAAAGAGATATTAATATAGCTTTTGTTAATGAACTTGCTAAAATTTTCAATTTAATGAATATCGATACTCAGGAGGTATTAACAGCAGCAGCTACAAAATGGAATTTCTTGCCCTTTAAACCAGGACTTGTTGGAGGACATTGTATAGGAGTAGACCCTTATTATTTAGCACAAAGAGCGCAGGAATTTGGATATCATCCTGAAATAATTTTAGCTGGAAGACGTTTAAATGACAGCATGGGAGAATATGTAGCTTCACAAATCGTGAAACTAATGATAAAAAAAGGTGTTTCAGTAAATGGAGCTAATCTTTTAATGCTTGGAATCACATTTAAAGAAAACTGCCCAGATGTTAGAAACACAAAGATAGTAGATGTTATAAAAGCATTGAAAGAATACGGAATAGTAGTTACAATTTATGATCCTCTTGCAAATGTAGAAGAGGTTAAAAAAGAGTACAAACTTGAGACTATAAATTTGATGCCAACAGAAAAATTTGATGCTATAGTTTTAGGAGTAGCACACAATGAATTTTTGAAATTAAATTTTTCTGAATTGCAAAAAGAAAATAGTCTTTTATATGATGTAAAAGGAGTTTTAGGCACTTTAGCTGATAATAGGCTTTAG
- a CDS encoding mannose-1-phosphate guanylyltransferase, which produces MENNNSIIHVILTGGVGSRLWPLSRKSQPKQYLEIFENKSLFEMTVERNSHLADKVMVVGNVDNHHLSGKVMDKTNTSYLNIVEATPRNTAAAIAFAAFASQPEDILIVTPSDHIIDKMSDYNNAIQEAILKAKEGFIVTFGIIPTKPETGYGYIESKGDKVLSFREKPNETTAKEFIAKGNFLWNSGMFCFKAGVLLDELKQFQPDVYEASKTVWEAHKNGFLDLELSLQIPSISIDYAVMERSKKIKVVPASFAWSDLGSFESVYEYLTTKGHPVDANGNMVIGCDSHTTFLGLKNTIFVHTDSANLILQKENSQDVKDIYNELEKQNSDLLN; this is translated from the coding sequence ATGGAAAATAACAATTCAATTATACATGTAATTTTAACTGGTGGTGTTGGAAGTAGGTTGTGGCCACTTTCTCGCAAAAGCCAACCAAAGCAATATTTAGAAATTTTTGAAAACAAATCATTATTTGAAATGACTGTAGAGCGTAATAGTCATCTAGCAGATAAAGTAATGGTTGTTGGAAATGTAGATAACCACCATTTAAGTGGTAAAGTAATGGATAAGACTAATACATCTTATCTTAATATTGTTGAAGCAACACCTCGAAATACTGCAGCAGCTATAGCTTTTGCAGCTTTTGCTTCTCAACCGGAAGATATTTTAATTGTAACACCTTCAGACCATATCATTGACAAAATGTCTGATTATAATAATGCAATACAAGAAGCTATTTTAAAGGCTAAAGAAGGATTTATTGTTACTTTCGGAATCATTCCCACAAAGCCTGAAACAGGATATGGTTACATTGAATCTAAAGGGGATAAGGTATTATCTTTTAGAGAAAAGCCTAATGAAACTACTGCTAAAGAATTTATAGCAAAAGGCAATTTTCTATGGAATAGTGGAATGTTCTGCTTTAAAGCTGGAGTTTTACTTGATGAATTGAAACAATTTCAGCCAGATGTGTATGAAGCCTCTAAGACTGTCTGGGAAGCTCATAAAAATGGATTTCTTGATTTAGAATTATCTTTACAAATTCCATCAATAAGTATTGATTATGCTGTAATGGAAAGAAGTAAAAAGATTAAAGTTGTTCCAGCGTCTTTTGCATGGTCAGACTTAGGTTCATTTGAATCTGTCTATGAATACTTAACTACAAAGGGCCATCCAGTTGATGCAAATGGTAATATGGTTATTGGATGTGATAGTCACACGACATTTTTAGGATTAAAAAACACAATATTTGTGCATACAGATTCAGCAAACTTAATTTTGCAAAAAGAAAATTCACAAGATGTAAAAGACATTTATAATGAATTAGAAAAACAAAATTCAGATCTATTAAATTAA